The segment GCCCCGGGCGACGGTGCCCGCAGCACCGACTGCAGCGTGAACATGTGTGCGGTGGGACGCGTGGTGGCCGACACCCTCAATGCGGCGGGCATCAACACCCTGCACGACGAGACCCTGAACGACTACCCCAGCTACACCGGCAGCTATGCCAACAGCCGGGCTGTAGTGCAGCAGTATCTGGCCCGGTACCCCAGCATCAAGGTGGTGCTGGACGTCCACCGGGACGCCATCGAGACCGAAAGCGGCTCCCGCTATGCCCCGGTGTGCACGGTGGACGGGCGGCAGGCCGCGCAGGTCATGATCATCTGCGGGTGCGACAACGGCACCACCGTCCGGCTGCCCGGCTGGCGGCAGAACCTGCGCTTTGCTGCCGCGTGGGAGCGCAGCATGGAGGAGATGTACCCCGGGTTCACCCGGCCGGTGCTGTTCAGCTACCGGTTCTATAATCAGGACCTGACCACCGGCAGCCTGCTCATTGAGATCGGCGGGCACGGCAACAACCTGAACGAGGCCCTCTACGCCGGGCAGCTGGCGGCAAAGGGCCTTGCCGCCGCACTGCTGGGTGGTGCTTGACAAAACGCCGCCAAAGTGCTATTTTTTAAAGGTCAAATGCCTTGATCGGGAAAAGTAACGCGGGCCGTCCGGCCCAGAGAGTGCGGCACAGCTGAGAGCCGCGCCCGTGCGCCGCGCGAACGAACACCCGGGAGCAGCAAGCTGAACACGGCCTTTTGGAATGGGCCGCCAGTAGGTGCGCCGCAGGTCCTGCGTTAGGGGGACAGCGCTTTTTTGAGCGCGTGAGCGACCGGACACTTCCGGTAATTCAGGTGGCACCGCGGACATTACAAGACAGCTTGTTCGCCCTGAACTTTCAGGGAGAAAAAGCTGTCTTTTTGTGTTATAAAGGAGAACTATCATGGAACGTACCGAGATCGTTTCGCTGTTCAAAAACACCCCCGCCGACGGCACCGAGATCACCGTCTGCGGCTGGGCAAAGAACATCCGAGACTCCAAGAACATCGGCTTCATCGCCCTGTCGGACGGCGGCTGCTTCAAGACCCTGCAGGTGGTGCTGGAAGCCGGCAAGCTGGCCAACTACGATGAGGTCATCCACACCGGTCTGTACAGCAGCCTGCGCATCAAGGGCAGGCTGGTGCTCACCCCGCAGGCAAAGCAGCCCTTTGAGCTGAACGCCGACAGCGTGGAGATCCTGGGCGACTGCCCCGCAGAGGAATATCCTCTGCAGAAAAAGAAGATGAGCATGGAGTATCTGCGCACCATGCCCACCCTGCGCCCCCGCACCAACACCTTCAACGCTGCATTCCGGGTGCGCAGCGTCGCCGCTTATGCGATCCACAAGTTCTTCCAGGAGAACGGCTTCGTCTACGCACACTCTCCGCTGCTGACCGCCTCCGACTGTGAGGGCGCCGGTGAAATGTTCCGCGTCACCACGCTGGATCTGGAGAATGTGCCCAAGAACGAGGATGGCACTGTGGATTACACCCAGGACTTCTTCGAGAAGCCGGTCAATCTGACCGTTTCCGGCCAGCTGGAAGCCGAGGCCATGGCCATGGCATTCGGCAAGGTGTACACCTTCGGCCCCACCTTCCGCGCCGAGAAGAGCTTCACCACCCGCCACGCCGCCGAGTTCTGGATGATCGAGCCGGAGATGGCATTCTGCGACCTGTCCGGCTACATGGACACTGCCGAGGCTATGACCAAGTACGTCATCCGCTACGTGCTGGACAACTGCCCGGATGAAATGGCCTTCTTCAATCAGTTCATCGACAAGGGCCTCATCGAGCGTCTGGAGCTGGTGGCAAACAGCGAGTTTGGCCGCATCAGCTACACCGAGGCCATCGAGATCCTGAAGAAGAACAACAAGAAGTTCCAGTTCCCTGTGGAGTGGGGCGTGGACATCCAGACCGAGCACGAGCGCTACCTGACCGAGGTGGTGTTCAAGAAGCCTGTGTTCGTCACCGACTACCCGAAGGAGATCAAGAGCTTCTACATGAAGCAGAACCCGGACGGCAAGACCGTGGCAGCCGCAGATATGCTGGTGCCCGGCATCGGCGAGCTGATCGGCGGCAGCCAGCGTGAAGAGGACTACGACAAGCTGGTAGCACGCATGGACGAGCTGGGTCTGGACAAGTCCAGCTACGACTGGTATCTGAACCTGCGCAAGTTCGGCGGCGTGGAGCACTCCGGCTACGGCTTGGGCTTCGAGCGCATGATCATGTACCTCACGGGCATCCAGAACATCCGTGATGTGCTGCCCTTCCCCCGCACCGCATACGGCTTCTGATAAGCGCGCATACTTTTACCGGGCTGCTGCATTCCGCAGCGGCCCGTTTTTTGGTTGAACGGAAAGTTTCTGCCTGCCGAGGAATGTTCTCTTTTGACACCAAAAGAGAACCAGAAAAGTGTGCGCTCTGCGGGGGAAGCTTCTGCTTGCGGTCAGTGTGCAGGGACGCTCCGCTGGGCCAGAGGCAGGGAGGGGTGTTCCGACTCCCCCCTCCCTACCTCTGGACTCCACCCACCCCGCAACGGGTCAAGGGCTACACGCCCTTGACAATCCTAAAGAAGTGGGCTACACCGGAAAAAACTGAAGATTCACGCCTGTTCGGCGTGAAGATCTTTTAACCGTTTTTTCCGGCTCCGCCGATTCAAAGCCCCTCAGTCGCTGCGCGACAGCTCCCCTCGGGGGGAGCAAGCGCGTCTGCCGCTACGACCCCTCCTGTGAAAATGGAGCAATGGAACGCCCGCAGGCGTTCCATTGCTCCGAAATAAAAATAATTCTTCCGCTGAAGATGCGCAAAGCGAACGCGGCGCGCATTAAAAAGATTCTGACTTTTCAACAAGGAGCACAAAAGAAGTGGAAAATATCTCTCCTGCCCTGCTGGACTGGTTCTACAAAAACCAGCGCAGCCTGCCCTTCCGCACCGACCCCAGCCCCTACCATGTATGGCTCAGCGAGATCATGCTGCAGCAGACCCGGGTCTCGGCGGCGCTGCCCTACTACCAACGCTTTCTCGCCGCCCTGCCGGACATCCCGGCCCTTGCCGCCTGCGGGGAGGAAAAGCTGCACAAGCTGTGGGAGGGCCTTGGCTACTACAGCCGGGTGCGCAACCTGCAAAAGGCTGCACGCATCGTCTGCGAGCAGTACGGCGGACAGCTGCCCGCCGACTACGATGCCCTGCGGGCCCTGCCCGGCATCGGGGACTACACGGCGGGGGCCATTGCCTCCATCAGCTTCGGCATCCCGGTGCCGGCGGTGGACGGAAATGTGCTGCGGGTGTTTTCCCGCCTGTACAACGACCCTGCCGTTGTCACCGAACCGGCGGTGAAAAAGGCCTTTACGGCCCGGGTCATGGAGCATCAGCCGCCAGACGCTGCGGGCGACTACAATCAGGCCCTCATGGAGCTGGGGGCGCTGGTCTGTGTGCCGAACGGTGCGCCTTTGTGCGAAAAATGCCCGCTGGCGGCAGTCTGCCGCGCCCGGGCGGCGGGCACCGCGCCGGAGCTGCCCCATAAGACTGCGCCAAAGCCCCGGCGCATGGAGCCGGTGACGCTGGCCCTGCTGGAAAGCCCGGCGGGCTTCCTTTTGCAGCAGCGACCCGCAAAAGGCCTGCTGGCCGGGCTGTGGCAGCCGGTGCTGTGGGAGGGCGAAGCCCTTGCTGCCGGAGAGGTCCTTGCCCGTCTGCGGGCCATGGGGCTGGACACGGGCTGCGCTGCGCCGGACGTCCTGCCCGCCGCAAAGCATATCTTCAGCCATATCGAGTGGCACATGAGCGGCATCCTGCTGCATCTGCCTGCCCAGAGCGCCCCGGCGGGCTGCGTCTGGGCCAGCCGGGAAGCTTTGCAGGCGGAGTATACCCTGCCCGGTGCATTTAAGTCATATAAGAAGCTTATGGTATGAAATTTTGGCCTTTTTGACCTGAATGGTTGTAATTTTTGACAGGAACGGGTATAATAAAAGCCAACAAGCACTGGATAAAAGCTGAAACACCGTTTCAATCAAAAAGGAGTGTACGAACCTATGAAGAAATCTTGCCTGGTCGCTGTGATCACTGTTCTGGCTGCTGTTGCCGGTGCCCTTGCCGCTGTTGCTGTTTATCTGCACCGCCGTGAGAAGGAACTGGACGAGTACGAGCGTCTGCTGTTCGGCGAGGACGATGCTGAGACCGTTGAGCCCGCTGCTCCCGCTGAGGATTCTGCCCCTGCCGAGGACGCCGCAGAATAATCCCTGAACTGCAAAAGACCTTTCGGGCGCACCGGCAGTCTGCACAAGACTGTTTCGGTGCGCCCTTTTTGTTACATAGAAGCTGTTTTTATCGGCGGGATGCAGAAAAACAGCGTTGCGGAAGGAGTACATCATGAAGCGTTTTCTGCTCTGGCTCGTGGGTGTGGTGCTGGGCGTCGGGGTGTTTCTGGGCGCGGTGATGGGGGTGAGCTACGCCTTTACCACCGAGGGCAGCTGCCCGGACAGTGCGGCGCAGTTCGGCGGTGAAGCGCTGGAGAGCAACGGAGCCTGCTGGCAGGTGCCGCTAATCGGCGGACAGCTGGATAAGGTGTTCGCCAGCCCGGCGACCCTCACGGTGCAGAAGCTGGGCATCCTGTACACGGCCCACCCGGCCCTCACCCTGCCGGACTGGTCCGTCTATACCACCCTGACCATCCGGACAGCTTCCGGCGAGACGGTGTTCACGGGCACCGCCAGTGAATACGAGAGCTTTCTGTTCCCGGCCAATGGCGAATACAAGGCTGAATTGACCGTCTGGCGGGTGCCGGAGGGCGGCACCGTGATGCAGTTCGAGGGCGGCAGCACCGGAGCTGTGCGCAGGAATCTGAGGCTGGAAAAGCCCGCAAAGCCCACCGGCTGGTATCGTTATGCCTTCCGGTTCACCCTGCAGGCCAGCGCAGAGGCAGAGCTTTCGGCCGAGCGGGTAGAGCAGGGCGGCGTGGTGGGCCTGCGCATTTCCGGCATGACCGGCGATGCGGCCCCCACGGTGGAAACAGACCTCGGCAATGTGCAGTGCGTGCGTGCACCGGATGGCTGGCGGGCCTATATCCCGGCGGCTTACAACGCTTCCTCCGGCGGGCATGAGGTGAACATCACGGTGAACGGCGAGACGGTCAGCCGCAGCATCGTCGTGCTGCCCAGAGATTTCGGCACGGTGGATGCGGAGCCGGAGCCGGATGCATCGGAAGCGGCGAACACCCAGTTCCGCAATGCGGTCTGGGGCCTGTACGAAGCACCTGCCCGGGAAAAGCTCTGGCAGGGCGGCTTTGTGAACCCTGTGGAAAGCTACACCACGCTGGTGGATTACGGTCAGGTCAGGGTGGCCAACGGCCGGCAGGGCAGCCGCTCCAACTCCACAAAGCTCTACACCATTCCCGGCGAGCCCTGCCGCGCCCCGGCAAACGGCGTGGTGGTGCTGGCCGCAGAGCTGGCCCTCACCGGAAACACGGTGGTCATTGACCACGGCTGCGGGATGCGCAGCTACCTGTATGGGCTGCAGGCACTTTCTGTCTCTGCCGGGCAGACGGTGGAAAAGGGGCAGGCCGTGGGCGTGCTGGGCGAGGAGCTGACCATGGACTTCAAGCTTGGCAGCAAGAGCGTGAACCCATGGCCGCTGTTCCAGACCTCCGGCGGTTTGTTCTGGAAGGAGAACGGCTGACGATCTTAAATGGCCTCCGCTTTGCTCTGGCCATAAACAGCGGAATTTTTATTTTTATAAGAGCAATGCCGGACGGCCTGCGGGCTGTCCGGCATTGCATTTTCACAGAAAGAATCATAAAGAAAAACGGCATCATCTGCCGGTTTCGATCTTTTGCGTGAAAAAAGGGTCCTGAAAAGCCCGCAGGCTTTTCAGAACCCAAACATAAAAGAATAATTCCTCTAAATATGGCCAGAGCGAAGCGGAGGCCATTCAAATGGTCAACCCATCAGGAAATAGCATCCACGTCCCACTTCATGCGGACGGCATCGGCACCGTCCAGCTTGATGTTCAGCGCACCGGCGTTGTCCATCACCTGCTGCGGGGTGCGGGCACCGCACAGCACATGCAGGCCCGGGATCATGCGGGCGGTCAGGGCAATGACCAGCTGTGCCAGAGAGCAGTCGTATTTTTCGGTCAGGTCGCCCCACTTTGCCAGCATGTCCAGCGCCTGTGCCCGGCGAGCGGGCTGGAAGCTGGGGTTGGAGTTGCGGGTGCTGCCCTCGGGATAGGTGGTGTCCATGGTCACCTTGCCGGTCAGCAGGCCCTGCTCCAGCGGAGAGTATGCCTGCACCGAAACGCCCAGCTCCCTGCAGGTGGGCAGCAGCTGCTTTTCCACGCGGCGGGTCAGCAGGCTGTACTTTTCCTGAATGACGTCCAGCTGACCATACTTGCAGTAGCCGCGGATGATGTCCGCAGTGACATTGGAAGCACCGATGGCCCGGATCTTGCCCTGCTCCTTCAGCTTCATCATGGCCTCCACCGTCTCTTCCAGCGGGTAGATGCCGAAATCGGGGCTCTGCCAGTGGGTGTACAGCACATCCAGATGATCGGTGTGCAGGCGGCGCAGGCTGTCCTCCACATCCTCGATGATGCTCTGGGCAGACAGGTCACGGTAGACGGCAGTGCCGTCCACGACCTTGTGCAGC is part of the Faecalibacterium sp. HTF-F genome and harbors:
- the spoIIP gene encoding stage II sporulation protein P, producing the protein MRSRTPLPARGQGQVRPFLEAAVLFAALCIFARSAALGLAAAIAAPLPMAETLLWLGRQTAGETASSVQEQAESESVPQGPASSLPQAVQALPGSIEDYLVPLLGEDARPADAGKIIEKQYPQGSGEKYIPCGAGSIKNNTRQSAADIAAEIQNPLPFAIEPDSPDPQVLVMHTHATEDYRLSAGLWFAPGDGARSTDCSVNMCAVGRVVADTLNAAGINTLHDETLNDYPSYTGSYANSRAVVQQYLARYPSIKVVLDVHRDAIETESGSRYAPVCTVDGRQAAQVMIICGCDNGTTVRLPGWRQNLRFAAAWERSMEEMYPGFTRPVLFSYRFYNQDLTTGSLLIEIGGHGNNLNEALYAGQLAAKGLAAALLGGA
- the asnS gene encoding asparagine--tRNA ligase, which encodes MERTEIVSLFKNTPADGTEITVCGWAKNIRDSKNIGFIALSDGGCFKTLQVVLEAGKLANYDEVIHTGLYSSLRIKGRLVLTPQAKQPFELNADSVEILGDCPAEEYPLQKKKMSMEYLRTMPTLRPRTNTFNAAFRVRSVAAYAIHKFFQENGFVYAHSPLLTASDCEGAGEMFRVTTLDLENVPKNEDGTVDYTQDFFEKPVNLTVSGQLEAEAMAMAFGKVYTFGPTFRAEKSFTTRHAAEFWMIEPEMAFCDLSGYMDTAEAMTKYVIRYVLDNCPDEMAFFNQFIDKGLIERLELVANSEFGRISYTEAIEILKKNNKKFQFPVEWGVDIQTEHERYLTEVVFKKPVFVTDYPKEIKSFYMKQNPDGKTVAAADMLVPGIGELIGGSQREEDYDKLVARMDELGLDKSSYDWYLNLRKFGGVEHSGYGLGFERMIMYLTGIQNIRDVLPFPRTAYGF
- a CDS encoding A/G-specific adenine glycosylase — encoded protein: MENISPALLDWFYKNQRSLPFRTDPSPYHVWLSEIMLQQTRVSAALPYYQRFLAALPDIPALAACGEEKLHKLWEGLGYYSRVRNLQKAARIVCEQYGGQLPADYDALRALPGIGDYTAGAIASISFGIPVPAVDGNVLRVFSRLYNDPAVVTEPAVKKAFTARVMEHQPPDAAGDYNQALMELGALVCVPNGAPLCEKCPLAAVCRARAAGTAPELPHKTAPKPRRMEPVTLALLESPAGFLLQQRPAKGLLAGLWQPVLWEGEALAAGEVLARLRAMGLDTGCAAPDVLPAAKHIFSHIEWHMSGILLHLPAQSAPAGCVWASREALQAEYTLPGAFKSYKKLMV
- a CDS encoding phosphatase, which encodes MKKSCLVAVITVLAAVAGALAAVAVYLHRREKELDEYERLLFGEDDAETVEPAAPAEDSAPAEDAAE
- a CDS encoding murein hydrolase activator EnvC family protein → MKRFLLWLVGVVLGVGVFLGAVMGVSYAFTTEGSCPDSAAQFGGEALESNGACWQVPLIGGQLDKVFASPATLTVQKLGILYTAHPALTLPDWSVYTTLTIRTASGETVFTGTASEYESFLFPANGEYKAELTVWRVPEGGTVMQFEGGSTGAVRRNLRLEKPAKPTGWYRYAFRFTLQASAEAELSAERVEQGGVVGLRISGMTGDAAPTVETDLGNVQCVRAPDGWRAYIPAAYNASSGGHEVNITVNGETVSRSIVVLPRDFGTVDAEPEPDASEAANTQFRNAVWGLYEAPAREKLWQGGFVNPVESYTTLVDYGQVRVANGRQGSRSNSTKLYTIPGEPCRAPANGVVVLAAELALTGNTVVIDHGCGMRSYLYGLQALSVSAGQTVEKGQAVGVLGEELTMDFKLGSKSVNPWPLFQTSGGLFWKENG
- a CDS encoding aldo/keto reductase, whose protein sequence is MQNINIGKSGIQVPFLGMGTWAIGGGSWWGDNDDALSVKAIQTAVEQGIQWIDTAPIYGLYHSETVVGEAMKHIDRDKVVLSTKCGLEWRHETPVLHKVVDGTAVYRDLSAQSIIEDVEDSLRRLHTDHLDVLYTHWQSPDFGIYPLEETVEAMMKLKEQGKIRAIGASNVTADIIRGYCKYGQLDVIQEKYSLLTRRVEKQLLPTCRELGVSVQAYSPLEQGLLTGKVTMDTTYPEGSTRNSNPSFQPARRAQALDMLAKWGDLTEKYDCSLAQLVIALTARMIPGLHVLCGARTPQQVMDNAGALNIKLDGADAVRMKWDVDAIS